AATTCTGTTGATTAACGCAAGGGACAAAATCGCCACAGAGCAGGGCCTTGAACAATAAGAGCAGCGGCTGCGGGATAAGAGATCAGGGAGTGAGTAAGCGTAGGATCGCCTGCATGAACTGATCACGCCGAAAGGCGGGATAAATCGTCTCAAAGGGAAAGCCGCAGACAAAAACGCCGCACCGGTCCTTGTAGGCGACGGCGGCGCTGAATTGATTCTCCTCATAGCGCAGCACGGTCCGGCTGCCTTCACAGGCGGAGAGGGCGTCAGGCGCCTCAGCCCCATAGAGCGAATCGCTCCCCGCCTGGGCGAACTCCCAGGTGGAATAAAGCGGTAAAAAGAGGGAATCCACACTCTCAAGCCGACCGCGGGAAGCAGCGTGGCCCGCATCCCAGCGGCAACGCAGGACGTTGTAACAAAAGTCCAGATCCGCATGGCCGGCTTGTTTTCCCCGGCACAAATCAGAGCCGATGTACGCGCCGG
This window of the bacterium genome carries:
- a CDS encoding xanthan lyase, translating into GAYIGSDLCRGKQAGHADLDFCYNVLRCRWDAGHAASRGRLESVDSLFLPLYSTWEFAQAGSDSLYGAEAPDALSACEGSRTVLRYEENQFSAAVAYKDRCGVFVCGFPFETIYPAFRRDQFMQAILRLLTP